The following proteins are co-located in the Flectobacillus major DSM 103 genome:
- the rplP gene encoding 50S ribosomal protein L16, translated as MLQPRRTKFRKQQKGRVKGLATRGHEIDFGTFAIKALEPGRITARQIEAARISVTRAMKREGQVWIRIFPDKPITKKPAEVRMGKGKGAPEYWVANIKPGTILFESSGVPLELAQESLRLAAQKLPLRTKFVVRRDYQEE; from the coding sequence ATGTTACAACCAAGAAGAACCAAGTTCCGTAAGCAACAGAAAGGTAGAGTGAAAGGATTGGCAACTCGAGGTCATGAAATTGACTTCGGTACATTCGCTATCAAAGCTCTGGAGCCAGGACGTATAACTGCTCGTCAAATCGAAGCAGCTCGTATCTCAGTAACTCGTGCAATGAAACGTGAAGGTCAGGTTTGGATTCGTATCTTCCCTGATAAACCTATCACTAAGAAACCTGCAGAGGTACGTATGGGTAAAGGTAAAGGTGCTCCTGAATATTGGGTAGCCAATATCAAACCAGGCACAATTTTGTTCGAATCATCTGGCGTACCTTTAGAATTGGCTCAGGAGTCACTTCGTTTGGCAGCTCAGAAATTACCACTTCGTACAAAATTCGTAGTTCGTAGAGATTATCAAGAAGAATAG
- the rplE gene encoding 50S ribosomal protein L5, with product MTTTTRLRDKYQSEVVPALKEKFQYKSIMQVPKITKIVINKGIGAAVADKKLIDTGLEELTLIAGQKAVATMSKKAISNFKLRENMPIGVKVTLRGEKMYEFLDRLTAVALPRVRDFKGVSDKGFDGRGNYTLGVKEQIIFPEISIDKVSKISGMDITFVTTANTDAEAYALLQQMGMPFANLKK from the coding sequence ATGACAACTACAACAAGATTAAGAGACAAATACCAAAGTGAAGTTGTTCCTGCGTTGAAGGAAAAATTTCAGTACAAATCAATCATGCAGGTTCCAAAGATTACTAAAATCGTAATCAACAAAGGTATCGGAGCTGCAGTGGCTGATAAAAAATTGATTGATACTGGTCTTGAAGAATTAACACTTATTGCTGGTCAGAAAGCTGTGGCTACTATGTCTAAAAAGGCAATCTCTAACTTCAAATTGCGTGAAAACATGCCTATCGGTGTGAAAGTAACATTGAGAGGTGAAAAGATGTACGAATTTCTTGACCGTTTAACTGCAGTAGCTCTTCCTCGTGTACGTGACTTCAAAGGGGTTTCTGACAAAGGATTTGATGGCCGTGGTAACTATACATTAGGTGTTAAAGAACAAATTATCTTCCCTGAGATTTCTATTGACAAAGTAAGCAAAATCTCTGGTATGGATATTACATTCGTGACCACAGCTAATACTGATGCTGAAGCGTATGCCTTGTTACAGCAAATGGGTATGCCTTTCGCTAATTTGAAGAAGTAA
- the rplX gene encoding 50S ribosomal protein L24 produces the protein MERKFNKQPKLHIKTGDTVVVIAGNAKGQTGVITKVLVEKQRAIVEGVNLITKHVKPTASNPQGGIVKTEGTIHISNLAVSENGKAVRTGRKLNEKGKLQRFSKATGNFI, from the coding sequence ATGGAAAGAAAGTTTAATAAGCAGCCAAAACTGCACATCAAAACTGGTGATACTGTTGTGGTTATCGCTGGTAACGCTAAAGGTCAAACAGGCGTAATTACAAAAGTATTAGTTGAAAAACAACGTGCTATTGTAGAAGGTGTAAACCTTATCACAAAACACGTAAAACCTACTGCTAGCAACCCTCAAGGTGGCATCGTAAAAACAGAAGGTACAATCCATATTTCAAACCTTGCGGTTTCTGAAAATGGCAAAGCCGTTCGTACAGGTCGTAAATTGAACGAAAAAGGCAAGTTGCAGAGATTCTCAAAAGCAACTGGTAATTTTATTTAA
- the rplN gene encoding 50S ribosomal protein L14 — MVQQESRLGVADNSGAKEVLVIRVLGGTGKRYASVGDKIVVTVKSALSSSSMKKGTVSKAVVVRTKKEIRRKDGSYIRFEDNAAVLLNNNDEPRGTRIFGPVARELREAGFMKIVSLAPEVL, encoded by the coding sequence ATGGTACAGCAAGAATCAAGACTCGGCGTTGCTGATAACTCAGGTGCAAAAGAAGTACTGGTTATTCGTGTGCTGGGCGGTACAGGAAAAAGATATGCTTCTGTTGGTGACAAAATCGTAGTAACTGTGAAGTCTGCGTTATCGTCATCTAGCATGAAGAAAGGTACGGTTTCTAAAGCCGTAGTAGTAAGAACTAAAAAAGAAATTCGTCGCAAAGATGGTTCATATATCCGCTTTGAAGACAATGCAGCAGTTCTTTTAAATAACAATGACGAGCCACGTGGTACTCGTATTTTCGGGCCAGTTGCACGTGAATTACGTGAAGCAGGGTTTATGAAAATTGTTTCGTTAGCTCCAGAGGTACTTTAA
- the rpsQ gene encoding 30S ribosomal protein S17, whose amino-acid sequence MERNLRKVRIGRVVSNKMDKSITVAVERKVKHPLYGKFMQKTSKVMAHDEKNECGIGDTVKVMETRPLSKNKRWRLVEIIEKAK is encoded by the coding sequence ATGGAAAGAAATCTAAGAAAAGTAAGGATTGGGCGTGTGGTGAGCAACAAGATGGACAAGTCTATCACCGTCGCCGTAGAAAGAAAAGTTAAGCACCCACTTTATGGTAAGTTTATGCAAAAAACTTCAAAAGTGATGGCTCATGATGAGAAAAACGAATGTGGAATCGGCGACACAGTTAAGGTTATGGAGACCCGTCCTTTGTCAAAGAACAAGCGTTGGAGATTAGTTGAAATTATCGAGAAAGCGAAATAA
- the rpsC gene encoding 30S ribosomal protein S3 produces MGQKVNPVGLRLGIVRGWDSNWYGGKNFADKLVEDEKIRKYVAARIPKGAISKVIIERTLKRITLTINTARPGVVIGKGGQEVDKIKEELKKITGKDVQINIFEIKRPEIDAKLIGETIAQQLEARISFRRAMKQAIASAMRVGAQGIKLKLSGRLGGAEMARSEGYKEGRIPLHTLRADIDYAISEALTVYGKIGIKVWVFKGEVYGKRDLSPNAGMAAQQAGGGDSRGGNNQRGGRDDDGGRRGGRDNRGGGRGGNDNQRRNNNNNNRGKGGNPNNKGGGKR; encoded by the coding sequence ATGGGACAGAAAGTAAACCCCGTTGGTCTTAGACTTGGTATCGTCAGAGGTTGGGATTCTAACTGGTACGGCGGTAAAAACTTTGCCGACAAGTTAGTTGAGGATGAGAAAATCCGTAAGTACGTTGCTGCTCGTATTCCAAAGGGTGCAATCTCTAAGGTAATCATCGAGCGTACTTTGAAGCGTATTACCTTGACTATCAATACAGCTCGCCCTGGCGTTGTAATTGGTAAAGGTGGTCAAGAAGTTGATAAAATCAAAGAAGAATTAAAGAAAATCACAGGCAAAGATGTTCAAATCAACATCTTTGAAATTAAACGTCCTGAGATTGATGCTAAATTGATTGGCGAAACTATCGCTCAGCAATTAGAAGCACGTATTTCTTTCCGTCGTGCTATGAAGCAAGCAATTGCTTCTGCGATGAGAGTAGGTGCTCAAGGTATCAAATTGAAGCTTTCTGGCCGTTTGGGTGGTGCCGAAATGGCTCGCTCAGAAGGATACAAAGAAGGACGTATTCCTCTTCATACTTTGCGTGCCGATATTGACTACGCTATCTCTGAAGCTTTGACGGTTTATGGTAAAATCGGTATCAAAGTGTGGGTGTTCAAAGGCGAAGTGTACGGCAAACGTGATCTTTCTCCAAACGCTGGAATGGCTGCTCAACAAGCAGGTGGTGGCGACTCTCGTGGTGGTAACAACCAACGTGGCGGCCGTGACGATGATGGTGGACGCCGTGGCGGACGCGACAATCGTGGTGGTGGTCGTGGTGGTAATGACAACCAACGTCGTAACAACAATAACAACAACCGCGGAAAAGGAGGAAATCCTAACAACAAAGGAGGCGGAAAGAGATAA
- the rpmC gene encoding 50S ribosomal protein L29, with the protein MKNAEIQKLSLEELKNTLASEKDALARLKFAHAISPIENPLRLREARKVIARLETAITAAAKK; encoded by the coding sequence ATGAAAAACGCAGAAATCCAAAAATTGAGCTTAGAAGAGTTGAAAAACACTTTGGCTTCAGAAAAAGATGCTTTGGCACGTTTGAAGTTTGCTCACGCTATTTCTCCAATTGAGAACCCTTTGCGTTTGCGTGAAGCTCGTAAAGTGATTGCTCGCTTGGAAACTGCTATTACAGCAGCAGCCAAAAAATAA